In Dermacentor variabilis isolate Ectoservices chromosome 11, ASM5094787v1, whole genome shotgun sequence, one genomic interval encodes:
- the LOC142563442 gene encoding uncharacterized protein LOC142563442, producing MAVVDSECKYVLIDVGAEGRMSDGGTFKNSDFGHALSHGQLDIPSLGCLPGTSTNAPYAFIKDEAFQMRKDFMRPFPARHLNDNKRIFNYRLSRARRCVENAFSTTAARWRVLLRTMNLQLENVDFVVNAASVLQNFLTIYNPQAHKFPDRKDSFGNVVAGHWRQSMQTAASDLFTAYFCNSAGQVPWQWHQPGVSNEAALNCTR from the exons ATGGCAGTCGTGGACAGTGAGTGCAAGTATGTACTCATTGATGTGGGCGCCGAAGGTCGGATGAGTGACGGTGGGACATTCAAGAACTCTGACTTTGGCCATGCCCTCAGTCATGGCCAACTTGACATCCCCTCGCTTGGCTGTCTACCGGGAACATCAACAAACGCTCCATATGCCTTTATTAAGGACGAGGCTTTCCAGATGAGGAAGGATTTCATGCGACCATTCCCAGCAAGGCACCTCAACGACAACAAACGGATCTTCAATTACAGGCTAAGCCGGGCAAG GCGCTGTGTAGAAAATGCCTTTTCCACTACTGCTGCCAGGTGGAGAGTACTGTTGCGCACCATGAACCTGCAGCTGGAGAATGTTGATTTTGTTGTGAACGCTGCCTCTGTGCTTCAGAACTTCCTAACTATCTATAACCCCCAGGCCCACAAATTCCCAGATAGGAAAGATAGCTTTGGGAATGTTGTTGCAGGACACTGGCGGCAAAGCATGCAAA CTGCTGCCAGCGACCTGTTCACTGCCTACTTCTGCAACAGTGCTGGCCAGGTGCCTTGGCAGTGGCACCAACCAGGAGTGTCCAACGAGGCAGCTCTTAACTGCACGAGATAG